In a single window of the Caproicibacterium sp. BJN0003 genome:
- a CDS encoding helix-turn-helix transcriptional regulator: MKTRVKELRTSAELTQQQLASLVHVSSRTIISIETGKYSPSLLLAYRIAQIFGVTVEDLCCLKENKEFEDKQYENL, encoded by the coding sequence ATGAAAACACGAGTAAAAGAACTTCGCACTTCAGCCGAGTTAACCCAACAGCAGTTAGCTAGCTTGGTCCATGTTTCTTCACGCACCATTATTTCTATTGAAACAGGAAAGTATAGTCCTTCCCTTCTGTTGGCATATCGGATAGCGCAAATCTTTGGGGTCACCGTAGAAGATTTATGCTGTTTAAAAGAAAATAAGGAGTTCGAA